In Rhodobacter xanthinilyticus, a single window of DNA contains:
- a CDS encoding helix-turn-helix transcriptional regulator, translating to MLDHLEKLLDCRTIEGVWALHCDRMTGYGFDRLLYAFTRFRTANGFGSLDDTLILSNHDSAYLDEFVGGGLFEDAPMVKWAASHEGVCSWHWIEDLARSGKMTAAEQRVVDFNLRHGVRAGISISFSDVNARTKGGIGLCAEPGLRQVDVDAIWAEHGRELLVLNTLTHLRISSMPFATARRALTRRQREALEWVADGKTAADIATIMGLTVATVEKHLRLAREALDVDATAQAVLKASVQKQIFLRGSLHPAPVEDGARARKVRKT from the coding sequence ATGCTCGATCACCTCGAGAAGTTGCTCGATTGTCGCACGATCGAGGGGGTGTGGGCGCTGCATTGCGACCGCATGACGGGCTATGGTTTTGACCGTCTGCTCTACGCCTTCACCCGGTTTCGCACCGCCAACGGCTTTGGCAGCCTCGATGACACGCTGATCCTGTCCAACCACGACAGCGCCTATCTCGACGAATTCGTCGGCGGCGGGCTGTTTGAAGATGCGCCGATGGTGAAATGGGCGGCGAGCCATGAGGGGGTGTGTTCGTGGCACTGGATCGAGGATCTGGCGCGTTCGGGCAAGATGACGGCGGCCGAGCAGCGGGTGGTCGATTTCAACCTGCGCCACGGGGTGCGCGCCGGGATCTCGATCTCGTTTTCCGATGTGAATGCGCGCACCAAGGGCGGGATCGGGCTTTGCGCCGAGCCGGGGCTGCGGCAGGTCGATGTCGATGCGATCTGGGCCGAGCATGGGCGCGAGCTCTTGGTGCTCAACACGCTCACCCATCTGCGGATTTCCTCGATGCCCTTCGCCACCGCCCGGCGCGCGCTGACGCGGCGTCAGCGGGAGGCGCTCGAATGGGTGGCCGATGGCAAGACCGCCGCCGATATCGCGACGATCATGGGGCTGACGGTGGCGACGGTCGAGAAGCATCTGCGGCTCGCGCGTGAGGCGCTTGATGTCGATGCGACCGCGCAGGCGGTGCTCAAAGCCTCTGTGCAGAAACAGATTTTTCTCCGCGGCAGTCTGCATCCGGCGCCCGTCGAAGACGGGGCGCGGGCGCGAAAAGTCAGGAAAACCTGA
- a CDS encoding TIGR01244 family sulfur transferase — MDLRKITPEFAVAPQLLPEDIAAVAALGYRVLIDNRPDEETDPGQDSAAMAALAAAAGLGFHYLPYYPGLMTPDLVADFEALMAGLEGPVLAYCRSGTRSSHLWAMSQAGRMPIEEIVGAAARAGYDHTGLMPLLAAHGAARVKNG, encoded by the coding sequence ATGGATTTGCGCAAGATCACCCCTGAATTCGCGGTCGCGCCGCAGCTTCTGCCCGAGGATATCGCGGCGGTAGCGGCGCTTGGGTATCGGGTGTTGATCGACAACCGCCCCGATGAGGAGACCGACCCCGGTCAGGACAGCGCCGCGATGGCCGCGCTCGCCGCGGCGGCGGGGCTCGGCTTTCATTACCTGCCCTATTATCCGGGCCTGATGACGCCCGATCTCGTCGCCGATTTCGAGGCGCTGATGGCGGGGCTCGAGGGGCCGGTGCTCGCCTATTGCCGGTCGGGCACGCGCAGCTCGCATCTTTGGGCGATGTCGCAGGCCGGGCGGATGCCGATCGAGGAGATCGTCGGCGCCGCGGCGCGGGCGGGCTATGACCACACCGGGCTGATGCCGCTGTTGGCCGCCCATGGCGCGGCGCGCGTGAAGAACGGCTGA
- the gph gene encoding phosphoglycolate phosphatase (PGP is an essential enzyme in the glycolate salvage pathway in higher organisms (photorespiration in plants). Phosphoglycolate results from the oxidase activity of RubisCO in the Calvin cycle when concentrations of carbon dioxide are low relative to oxygen. This enzyme is a member of the Haloacid Dehalogenase (HAD) superfamily of aspartate-nucleophile hydrolase enzymes (PF00702).), translated as MRPAALIFDLDGTLIDSAPDIHAASNEVLTAHGFAPLDMPAVRSFVGRGVPHLVHCLLKASEADPDGPLHAQMVAEFTAHYHGAVGLTSLYPGVREALEALAAAGHPLGICTNKPLGPTRAVLRHFNLLDLFATIVGGDSLPQRKPAPEPLLAAHLALGQGRALFIGDSEVDAETAQLAGLPFLLFTEGYRRSAVADLPHAIAFSDFAMLPGIVAHFPWGA; from the coding sequence ATGAGACCCGCTGCGCTGATCTTCGACCTCGATGGCACGCTGATCGATTCCGCGCCCGATATTCACGCCGCCTCGAACGAGGTTCTGACCGCGCATGGGTTTGCGCCGCTCGACATGCCCGCGGTGCGCAGCTTTGTCGGCCGCGGTGTGCCGCATCTGGTGCATTGCCTGCTCAAAGCCTCCGAGGCGGACCCGGATGGGCCGCTCCACGCCCAGATGGTTGCGGAATTTACCGCGCATTATCATGGGGCTGTGGGCCTTACTTCACTTTACCCCGGGGTGCGCGAGGCGCTTGAGGCGCTGGCCGCGGCGGGCCATCCGCTCGGCATTTGCACGAACAAGCCGCTCGGGCCGACGCGGGCAGTGTTGCGGCATTTCAACCTCCTTGATCTTTTCGCAACGATCGTTGGCGGGGACAGCCTGCCCCAGCGCAAGCCCGCGCCCGAGCCGCTTCTGGCCGCGCATCTCGCGCTTGGTCAAGGGCGCGCGCTGTTCATCGGCGACAGCGAGGTGGATGCCGAGACCGCGCAGCTGGCGGGGCTGCCGTTCTTGCTCTTCACCGAGGGCTATCGGCGCAGCGCGGTGGCCGATCTGCCCCATGCGATCGCCTTTTCCGATTTCGCGATGCTGCCCGGCATCGTGGCGCATTTCCCCTGGGGTGCATGA
- a CDS encoding thioredoxin family protein, which yields MAVSPPVCDFGAPAPGFRLPGTDGRAWSFEQIRGPRGTLILFICNHCPYVMAVLDRILRDAEGLIAAGIGVAAISSNDVEAYPEDSFLNMVRLSREKAFPFPYLFDESQEIAKAYGAVCTPDFFGYNAEDALQYRGRLDASGRSAGPPEARRELYEAMLEIAETGRGPADQIPSMGCSIKWKNA from the coding sequence ATGGCCGTCAGCCCGCCCGTGTGTGATTTCGGCGCCCCCGCGCCCGGCTTTCGCTTGCCCGGCACCGATGGCCGCGCGTGGAGTTTCGAGCAGATCCGCGGCCCGCGCGGCACCTTGATCCTGTTCATCTGCAACCACTGCCCCTATGTCATGGCGGTGCTCGACCGGATCCTGCGCGATGCCGAGGGGCTGATCGCCGCCGGGATCGGCGTCGCGGCGATCTCGTCGAATGATGTCGAGGCCTATCCCGAGGACAGCTTTCTCAACATGGTGCGCCTGAGCCGCGAAAAGGCCTTCCCCTTCCCCTATCTCTTCGATGAAAGCCAAGAGATTGCAAAGGCTTACGGGGCGGTCTGCACACCGGATTTCTTTGGCTACAATGCCGAAGACGCGCTGCAATACCGCGGTCGGCTCGATGCTTCGGGGCGCTCGGCGGGCCCGCCCGAGGCGCGGCGCGAGCTTTATGAGGCGATGCTAGAGATCGCCGAAACCGGCCGCGGCCCGGCCGATCAGATCCCCTCGATGGGCTGTTCGATCAAATGGAAAAACGCATGA
- the rpe gene encoding ribulose-phosphate 3-epimerase, translating to MTAFDRSIKIAPSILSADFANFGQEIQAIEAQGADWVHVDVMDGHFVPNLTFGPPLCKAIRPHIKTVMDVHLMIAPVDPYIEAFAEAGADVLTAHLEAGPHIHRTLQAIRAAGCKAGLALNPGTGLDALTHLLDMIDLVCIMTVNPGFGGQKFIHSQVDKVKTLRAMIGDRPIHIEIDGGITPETAPLMAAAGADVLVAGSAVFKGGSVADPAPYGANIRAIRAAAEAAR from the coding sequence ATGACCGCTTTTGACCGTTCCATCAAGATCGCCCCGTCGATTCTCTCCGCCGATTTCGCCAATTTCGGCCAGGAAATTCAGGCGATCGAGGCCCAGGGCGCCGATTGGGTCCATGTCGATGTGATGGATGGCCATTTCGTGCCGAATCTGACCTTCGGGCCGCCGCTGTGCAAGGCGATCCGCCCGCATATCAAGACGGTGATGGATGTTCACCTGATGATTGCGCCGGTCGACCCCTATATCGAGGCCTTTGCCGAGGCCGGAGCCGATGTGCTGACCGCCCATCTCGAGGCCGGGCCGCATATCCACCGCACGCTGCAGGCGATCCGCGCGGCGGGCTGCAAGGCGGGTCTCGCGCTCAACCCGGGCACCGGGCTCGACGCGCTCACGCATCTGCTCGACATGATCGACCTGGTCTGCATCATGACCGTGAACCCGGGCTTCGGCGGGCAAAAATTCATTCATTCCCAAGTGGATAAGGTAAAAACTTTGCGTGCGATGATCGGCGATCGGCCGATCCATATCGAGATCGACGGCGGGATCACGCCGGAGACCGCGCCGCTGATGGCGGCGGCCGGGGCCGATGTTCTGGTGGCCGGGTCCGCCGTTTTCAAGGGCGGTTCGGTGGCCGACCCCGCCCCCTATGGCGCGAATATCCGCGCGATCCGGGCCGCAGCGGAGGCCGCGCGTTAA
- a CDS encoding class 1 fructose-bisphosphatase: MSLDLDGLDLAPDLADVMQRLTVVGVELARLIARSGLEGDLAAAQGTNAGGDGQKALDVMADAAYLRALHGSAVAYYASEEEDEILTLGPGTLALAVDPLDGSSNIDVNVSIGTIFSIFPAAGNAEASFLRKGSEQIAAGYMIFGPQCALVASFGRGVHLWILDPDTGRFERLPDIAGVPRDTVEFAINASNRRHWPAPIRAYIDDLMAGVDGPRGRNFNMRWIASLVAETHRILRRGGVFLYPGDSRAGYERGRLRHVYECAPIAFVVEQAGGEATDGYHPILDAVPSSIHARTPFVFGSAPKVRRIARYYDDAEQAALTPDEHL, encoded by the coding sequence ATGTCTCTCGATCTCGACGGTTTGGATCTCGCGCCCGATCTGGCCGATGTGATGCAGCGGTTGACGGTCGTCGGTGTCGAGCTCGCGCGGCTGATTGCGCGCAGCGGGCTTGAAGGCGATCTGGCGGCCGCGCAAGGCACGAACGCCGGCGGCGACGGTCAGAAAGCGCTCGATGTGATGGCCGACGCGGCTTACTTGCGCGCGCTGCATGGCTCGGCGGTCGCCTATTATGCCTCCGAGGAGGAAGACGAGATCCTGACGCTCGGGCCCGGCACGCTGGCGCTGGCGGTCGACCCGCTGGACGGGTCTTCGAATATCGACGTAAACGTCTCTATCGGAACGATTTTTTCGATCTTCCCGGCGGCCGGCAACGCCGAGGCGAGCTTCCTGCGCAAGGGCTCGGAGCAGATCGCGGCGGGCTATATGATCTTCGGGCCGCAATGCGCGCTGGTCGCGAGCTTTGGTCGCGGCGTGCATCTGTGGATCCTCGACCCCGATACCGGCCGGTTCGAGCGGCTTCCCGATATCGCCGGCGTGCCGCGCGACACGGTGGAATTCGCGATCAACGCCTCGAACCGGCGCCATTGGCCCGCGCCGATCCGCGCCTATATCGACGACCTGATGGCCGGCGTAGACGGCCCGCGCGGGCGCAATTTCAACATGCGCTGGATCGCGTCGCTGGTCGCCGAGACGCATCGGATCCTGCGCCGCGGCGGGGTTTTCCTCTATCCGGGCGACAGCCGCGCGGGTTATGAACGCGGCCGCCTGCGCCACGTCTATGAATGCGCGCCGATCGCCTTTGTGGTCGAGCAAGCCGGTGGCGAGGCGACCGATGGCTACCACCCGATCCTCGATGCGGTGCCGAGCTCGATCCATGCACGCACGCCGTTCGTCTTTGGCTCGGCGCCGAAAGTGCGGCGCATCGCGCGCTATTATGATGATGCGGAACAGGCCGCGCTGACCCCGGACGAGCATCTGTGA
- a CDS encoding alpha-D-glucose phosphate-specific phosphoglucomutase yields MTTFPTRPFDGQKPGTSGLRKKTPVFMQLNYLENFVQATFDAIGGVAGKVLVLGGDGRYFGAEAAQVIVKMAAANGAARVIVGQGAWLSTPAASNLIRTRGADGGIILSASHNPGGPEEDFGVKYNMANGGPAPEAVTEAIFARTKEITAFHKLEAPDVNLEAIGESALGGMVVEVVDPVEAYADMMEEIFDFKALRGLFHEGFTMRMDSMCAITGPYAVEIFENRLGAAKGTVVHEQPLPDFGGMHPDPNPTWAHELMAEMMGDAAPDFGAASDGDGDRNMIVGRGVYVSPSDSLAVIAANAHLVPGYAGGLKGVARSMPTSAAVDRVAAALGIDCYETPTGWKFFGNLMDAGRVSLCGEESFGTGSDHVREKDGLWAVLMWLNIIAARGQGVGEIMADHFARFGRNYYSRHDYEALPVDEANAMLGDLRDRLEGLKGKSFQGLVVESSDEFCYTDPVDGSVSAHQGFRILFEGGSRVVLRLSGTGTEGATLRVYLERYVAGPEGLDEDPQAALAPIIRATEEIVGIAARTGREEPNVIT; encoded by the coding sequence ATGACGACCTTCCCGACCCGGCCCTTTGACGGCCAGAAACCCGGAACCTCGGGCCTGCGCAAGAAAACTCCGGTCTTCATGCAATTGAATTACCTTGAGAATTTTGTTCAGGCGACCTTCGATGCGATTGGGGGCGTGGCGGGCAAGGTTCTGGTTCTGGGGGGCGACGGGCGCTACTTTGGCGCCGAGGCGGCGCAGGTGATCGTGAAGATGGCGGCGGCGAACGGGGCGGCGCGGGTGATCGTCGGGCAGGGCGCCTGGCTCTCGACGCCGGCGGCCTCGAACCTGATCCGCACGCGCGGCGCCGATGGCGGGATCATCCTCTCGGCGAGCCACAATCCGGGCGGCCCGGAGGAGGATTTCGGCGTCAAATACAATATGGCGAACGGCGGGCCCGCGCCTGAGGCGGTGACCGAGGCGATCTTTGCGCGCACCAAAGAGATCACCGCATTTCATAAGCTCGAGGCGCCGGATGTGAACCTCGAGGCGATCGGCGAAAGCGCGCTCGGGGGGATGGTCGTCGAGGTCGTCGACCCGGTGGAAGCCTATGCCGACATGATGGAAGAAATCTTCGATTTCAAAGCCTTGCGCGGCCTTTTTCATGAAGGTTTCACGATGCGCATGGACAGTATGTGCGCGATCACCGGGCCCTATGCGGTCGAGATCTTCGAAAACCGGCTTGGCGCGGCGAAGGGCACGGTCGTGCATGAGCAGCCGCTGCCCGATTTCGGCGGCATGCACCCGGACCCGAACCCGACTTGGGCGCATGAGCTGATGGCGGAGATGATGGGCGATGCGGCGCCCGATTTCGGCGCGGCCTCCGATGGCGACGGCGATCGCAACATGATCGTCGGGCGCGGGGTCTATGTCTCGCCCTCCGACAGTCTCGCGGTGATCGCGGCCAATGCGCATCTGGTGCCGGGCTATGCGGGCGGGCTGAAGGGCGTGGCGCGCTCGATGCCGACCTCGGCGGCGGTCGACCGGGTGGCCGCGGCGCTCGGGATCGATTGTTACGAGACGCCGACGGGGTGGAAATTCTTTGGAAATCTGATGGATGCGGGGCGTGTTTCACTCTGCGGCGAGGAGAGTTTCGGGACCGGCTCGGACCATGTGCGCGAGAAAGACGGGCTCTGGGCGGTGCTGATGTGGCTCAATATCATCGCCGCGCGCGGGCAAGGCGTGGGCGAGATCATGGCCGATCATTTCGCGCGGTTCGGCCGGAATTACTATTCGCGCCATGATTACGAGGCGCTGCCGGTCGATGAGGCGAACGCCATGCTGGGCGATCTGCGCGACCGGCTCGAGGGGCTGAAAGGCAAATCTTTCCAAGGGCTTGTGGTCGAAAGCTCAGATGAGTTCTGTTACACGGACCCGGTCGATGGCTCGGTTTCGGCGCATCAGGGGTTCCGGATCCTGTTCGAGGGCGGCTCGCGGGTCGTGCTGCGGCTCTCGGGCACGGGCACCGAGGGCGCGACGCTGCGCGTCTATCTCGAGCGCTATGTGGCCGGGCCCGAGGGGCTCGACGAAGATCCGCAGGCCGCGCTCGCACCGATCATCCGCGCAACCGAGGAGATCGTCGGGATCGCCGCGCGGACGGGGCGTGAAGAACCGAACGTAATTACCTGA
- the glgX gene encoding glycogen debranching protein GlgX, with translation MIIEPGRGTHLGATLVGPADAPEGVNFALFSAHAERVELCLFEGGRETRLTLPERSGEVWHGFVPGLGAGARYGYRVHGPWAPDLGHRFNPAKLLLDPYARALSAPLIWDPLMQGGVGTARPDRRDSAPVMPRAQVCAVEKLDWERPATAWSETIIYEAHPKGLTMGHPEVPAALRGRFEGLASEPILRHLRHLGVTTLELLPCAAFLDDRFLVEKGLRNYWGYQPVGFFAPDPRYGGPEAFRRMVRGLHGAGIEVIVDVVFNHSGEGDGAGPTVSLRGIDNAAYYRLAEGGRAYVNDTGTGNTLDLSHPFVLRMVMDCLRHWVEDLGVDGFRFDLAATLARDATGAFNAQVSCFLAAIRQDPVLAQVKLIAEPWDIGPGGYQLGAFPHPFAEWNDRFRDGMRKFWRGDAGQMPEAARRLAGSAEVFDHSGRAPWASVNFLSAHDGFTLQDLVSYSEKQNQANGENNRDGHNANFSEALAEPGARGARKRAMLAALMLGQGVPMVLAGDEMGNTQSGNNNAYAQDNPLGWVDWGREPELVDFVARLARIRRAHPVLRQRRFLHANIRAQDGIRDLIWRLPSGQEPCPQDWHDPQARCLCAEIRGAAEGPEGGAAREAVFVIFNAGAAVEVALPEGRWTQILDSAAPDAPETACDAATACVAAQSVQLFTRPTAPQEQ, from the coding sequence ATGATCATCGAGCCGGGGCGCGGCACGCATCTGGGCGCGACGCTGGTGGGCCCGGCCGATGCGCCCGAGGGGGTGAATTTCGCGCTCTTTTCCGCCCATGCGGAGCGGGTTGAGCTCTGCCTTTTCGAGGGTGGGCGCGAGACGCGGCTCACGCTGCCCGAGCGCTCGGGCGAGGTCTGGCACGGCTTTGTGCCCGGGCTTGGCGCGGGGGCGCGCTATGGCTACCGGGTGCACGGGCCTTGGGCGCCCGATCTCGGCCATCGGTTCAACCCGGCGAAACTGCTCCTCGACCCCTATGCCCGCGCGCTCAGCGCGCCGCTCATCTGGGATCCGCTGATGCAAGGCGGGGTTGGCACCGCGCGCCCCGATCGGCGCGACAGCGCCCCGGTGATGCCGCGCGCGCAGGTCTGCGCTGTTGAGAAACTGGATTGGGAACGCCCCGCAACGGCTTGGTCCGAAACGATTATTTATGAGGCGCACCCGAAGGGGCTGACGATGGGCCACCCCGAGGTGCCCGCCGCGCTGCGCGGCCGTTTCGAGGGGCTCGCCTCTGAGCCGATCCTGCGCCACCTGCGCCATCTCGGCGTCACCACGCTCGAGCTTCTGCCCTGCGCGGCCTTTCTCGACGACCGCTTCCTCGTCGAAAAGGGCCTGCGCAATTATTGGGGCTATCAGCCGGTCGGCTTTTTCGCGCCCGACCCGCGCTATGGCGGGCCCGAGGCGTTTCGGCGCATGGTGCGGGGGCTGCATGGCGCCGGGATCGAGGTGATCGTCGATGTGGTGTTCAACCATTCGGGCGAGGGCGATGGCGCGGGCCCGACGGTGAGCCTGCGCGGCATCGACAACGCCGCCTATTACCGGCTGGCCGAGGGCGGGCGGGCCTATGTCAACGACACCGGCACCGGCAATACGCTCGATCTCTCGCATCCCTTCGTGCTGCGGATGGTGATGGATTGTCTGCGCCACTGGGTCGAGGATCTGGGCGTCGACGGGTTCCGCTTCGACCTCGCCGCGACGCTCGCGCGCGATGCGACGGGGGCGTTCAACGCGCAGGTGTCGTGTTTTCTGGCCGCGATCCGCCAGGACCCGGTGCTCGCGCAGGTCAAGCTGATCGCCGAGCCTTGGGATATCGGGCCGGGGGGCTATCAGCTCGGCGCCTTTCCGCACCCTTTTGCCGAGTGGAACGACCGCTTTCGCGACGGGATGCGCAAGTTCTGGCGCGGCGATGCGGGGCAGATGCCGGAGGCGGCGCGGCGGTTGGCGGGCTCGGCGGAGGTGTTCGACCATTCCGGCCGGGCGCCTTGGGCGAGCGTGAATTTCCTCTCGGCCCATGATGGCTTCACCCTGCAAGATCTTGTTTCCTATAGCGAAAAGCAAAACCAGGCGAATGGCGAGAACAACCGCGACGGCCATAATGCGAATTTCTCCGAGGCGCTGGCGGAGCCCGGCGCACGGGGGGCGCGCAAGCGGGCGATGCTGGCGGCGCTGATGCTCGGGCAGGGGGTGCCGATGGTGCTGGCGGGCGACGAGATGGGCAACACGCAAAGCGGCAACAACAACGCTTACGCGCAGGATAACCCGCTTGGCTGGGTCGATTGGGGGCGCGAGCCGGAGCTTGTCGACTTTGTTGCGCGGCTCGCGCGGATCCGGCGGGCGCATCCGGTCTTGCGTCAGCGGCGGTTCTTGCACGCCAATATCCGCGCCCAGGACGGGATCCGCGATCTGATCTGGCGGCTGCCGAGCGGGCAGGAGCCCTGCCCGCAGGATTGGCACGACCCGCAGGCGCGATGTCTGTGCGCCGAGATCCGCGGTGCGGCCGAGGGCCCCGAGGGCGGCGCCGCGCGCGAGGCGGTGTTCGTGATCTTCAACGCCGGCGCCGCGGTCGAGGTGGCGCTGCCCGAGGGGCGCTGGACCCAGATCCTCGACAGCGCTGCGCCCGATGCGCCGGAAACCGCCTGCGACGCCGCCACGGCTTGCGTCGCGGCGCAATCTGTTCAACTCTTCACCCGGCCAACCGCGCCACAGGAGCAATGA
- the glgA gene encoding glycogen synthase GlgA has translation MKRVLSVASEAVPLVKTGGLADVVGALPAALAGQGWQMRVMIPAYPGVLAKLAPAEEVWKTADLGGGPARLMLGSVGGVEVLALDAPHFFDRAGGPYADMWGDYGDNAERFAALSWVAAVVARDGVAGWRPDVVHAHDWQAGLAPAFLRYWGVAVPSVMTIHNMAFQGRVGAAKMAAMRLPPEHFNREGFEFWGDISTLKAGLMAADAITTVSPRYAEELMRAEFGMGLEGVIQARAGVVHGILNGVDTAVWDPETDPEIQPFSAAKFSAKSRNRKALQREFHLDVPGPLAILVSRLTPQKGIDLLPGAVADFVAAGGGLAILGSGDPWAEDMVRGLAARFPGRVGVKIGYDEGLSHRMFAGGDAVLVPSRFEPCGLTQLYGLRYGTVPVVAATGGLADTVIGASPATEAAGAATGVVFHPVDELALRQALRRLVTLHADRKAWAAMAKRGMKAALGWEASAARYAALYEGLIAR, from the coding sequence ATGAAACGGGTTCTGTCGGTGGCATCCGAGGCGGTGCCGCTCGTGAAAACCGGCGGGCTGGCCGATGTCGTGGGGGCGCTGCCGGCGGCGCTCGCGGGGCAGGGGTGGCAGATGCGGGTGATGATCCCGGCCTATCCCGGGGTTCTGGCGAAGCTCGCGCCGGCCGAGGAGGTCTGGAAGACGGCCGATCTCGGCGGCGGCCCGGCGCGGCTGATGCTCGGCTCGGTGGGCGGGGTCGAGGTTCTGGCGCTCGATGCGCCGCATTTCTTCGACCGCGCGGGCGGGCCTTACGCCGATATGTGGGGCGATTACGGCGACAATGCCGAGCGGTTTGCGGCGCTCTCTTGGGTGGCGGCGGTGGTGGCGCGCGACGGGGTGGCGGGCTGGAGGCCCGATGTCGTCCATGCCCATGACTGGCAGGCCGGGCTCGCGCCGGCGTTCTTGCGCTATTGGGGCGTGGCGGTGCCCTCGGTGATGACGATCCACAACATGGCGTTTCAGGGCCGGGTGGGGGCGGCGAAAATGGCCGCGATGCGGCTGCCGCCGGAGCATTTCAACCGCGAGGGCTTCGAGTTCTGGGGCGATATCTCGACGCTGAAGGCGGGGCTGATGGCGGCCGATGCGATCACCACGGTCAGCCCGCGCTATGCCGAGGAGCTGATGCGGGCCGAATTCGGGATGGGGCTCGAGGGGGTGATCCAGGCGCGCGCGGGCGTTGTCCATGGTATCCTGAACGGCGTCGATACCGCGGTTTGGGACCCGGAAACCGACCCCGAGATCCAACCGTTCTCGGCCGCGAAATTTTCCGCAAAATCGCGCAATCGCAAGGCTTTGCAGCGCGAATTTCATCTGGATGTGCCGGGGCCGCTCGCGATCCTCGTCTCGCGTCTGACGCCGCAAAAGGGCATCGATCTGCTGCCCGGCGCGGTGGCCGATTTCGTCGCCGCGGGCGGCGGGCTCGCGATCCTGGGCTCGGGCGACCCTTGGGCCGAGGATATGGTGCGGGGCTTGGCCGCGCGCTTCCCCGGCCGGGTCGGCGTCAAGATCGGCTATGATGAGGGGCTCAGCCACCGGATGTTTGCGGGCGGCGATGCGGTGCTCGTGCCCTCGCGGTTCGAGCCTTGCGGGCTGACCCAGCTTTACGGGCTGCGCTACGGCACGGTGCCGGTGGTGGCGGCGACCGGGGGCTTGGCCGATACGGTGATCGGCGCGAGCCCGGCCACCGAGGCCGCGGGCGCGGCGACGGGCGTGGTCTTCCACCCGGTCGATGAGCTCGCCCTGCGCCAGGCGCTGCGCCGGCTCGTCACGCTTCATGCCGATCGCAAGGCCTGGGCGGCGATGGCGAAACGCGGGATGAAGGCCGCGCTTGGCTGGGAGGCCTCGGCCGCGCGCTATGCCGCCCTTTACGAGGGGCTGATCGCGCGATGA